A genomic window from Xyrauchen texanus isolate HMW12.3.18 chromosome 15, RBS_HiC_50CHRs, whole genome shotgun sequence includes:
- the LOC127655636 gene encoding beta-1,4-galactosyltransferase 3-like, giving the protein MFTLQSKWRYLIMLLGVQLVVMAILSREGYQKKVSYFFRIFRKPDSAGGNVVGGRNHTDVYANLSLLGHTLTKDDLPYCPKQSPLIGGPIHVTFPSGLTLAEVERKNPLVVRGGRYRPPNCEARHRTAIIIPHRSREHHLKFLLYYLHPFLQRQQLNYGIYIIHQAGNYTFNRAKLMNVGFREAMREEDWDCLFFHDVDLIPEDDRNTYICDTHPKHAAIAMDKFGYKLPYKMYFGGVSALTPRQYLKMNGFPNNYWGWGGEDDDIGIRVSLGGMLISRPAVKVGRYKMIKHKHDKGNEVNPRRFNMLAKTRHTWKVDGMNTVEYEIVSRDYQPLYTNITVNIGTEKGLYLAKKAAS; this is encoded by the exons ATGTTCACGCTGCAGTCCAAATGGCGCTACCTGATCATGCTCTTGGGTGTCCAGTTGGTAGTCATGGCTATTCTCTCCAGAGAGGGCTACCAGAAAAAAGTGTCCTATTTTTTTCGGATTTTCCGTAAACCGGATTCTGCAGGGGGAAATGTAGTCGGTGGGCGGAACCACACGGACGTCTATGCCAACCTTTCCCTACTGGGCCACACTCTGACTAAAGATGACCTGCCCTACTGCCCCAAGCAGTCTCCTCTGATTG GTGGACCAATCCATGTCACCTTCCCTTCTGGGCTTACACTTGCCGAGGTGGAGAGAAAGAATCCACTTGTTGTCCGTGGGGGGCGCTATAGGCCACCGAACTGCGAGGCACGCCACCGAACTGCTATAATCATTCCCCATAGAAGTAGAGAGCATCACCTTAAGTTCCTCCTCTACTATCTGCATCCCTTTCTTCAGCGTCAGCAGCTCAACTATGGCATCTATATCATTCACCAG gCTGGTAATTACACCTTTAACAGAGCGAAGTTGATGAATGTGGGTTTTCGTGAGGCCATGAGGGAGGAGGATTGGGACTGTCTCTTCTTCCATGACGTAGACCTGATTCCCGAAGATGACCGCAACACTTACATCTGCGACACTCACCCCAAACATGCCGCTATTGCCATGGACAAATTTGGCTACAA GTTGCCTTACAAGATGTATTTTGGAGGAGTGTCAGCTCTGACACCTAGGCAGTACCTCAAGATGAATGGGTTCCCAAACAATTACTGGGGCTGGGGAGGCGAAGATGACGACATCGGAATCCG GGTTTCACTCGGAGGAATGCTGATCAGTCGCCCTGCTGTAAAAGTGGGCAGATATAAAATGATCAAACACAAGCATGACAAGGGCAATGAAGTGAATCCCAGAAG GTTTAACATGTTGGCAAAAACCCGGCATACATGGAAAGTGGACGGTATGAACACGGTGGAGTACGAGATTGTGTCTCGGGATTACCAACCACTTTACACCAACATCACCGTCAACATTGGCACAGAGAAAGGCCTGTATCTGGCAAAAAAAGCTGCTTCCTAG